A stretch of the Capsicum annuum cultivar UCD-10X-F1 chromosome 8, UCD10Xv1.1, whole genome shotgun sequence genome encodes the following:
- the LOC107879197 gene encoding zinc finger BED domain-containing protein RICESLEEPER 2-like has product MLLILPNYDLPSRIIVARQCLRIYQEEKQKLKRLIKGQRVCITSDTYHKGETIGSAIESCLLDWAIENLFTVTLDNASTNDVAITHLKEKIGDWKGVIMRNNFLHVRRNAHILNLIVKEGLSEQNESISRVRNIVKYVKSFSARSASFKSYVEKVKLDTNGLLSLDVENRWNSTYLMLSIAVKFEKAFSRMNINDHKYIKYCLDSKGKIEHPSSKDWKDVNIFLKVLEIFYQTTLKFSSTLQVTSNAFFHDLFNLRSIIVNYSKCDDFILTDMAKKMKVKFNKYWGDFSDMNILLFVAVVLDPCYKMKYVEFLFKKYYNSVEGCTKSDKVRDTLTGLYAHYKSFISGTSCESIGDQTSVNSEIDVMNSFTMWQSQWEKYLEKENDIDDKSDLDKYLKDDVKKIKDFNILSWWKASSEKYPIVSRIARDVLPIPTSIVALETVFSTGGRILDCYRSSLPPKTAEALICGQQ; this is encoded by the exons ATGTTGCTTATTTTGCCTAATTATGATTTGCCTTCTCGAATTATTGTTGCTCGACAATGtttaagaatttatcaagaagagaaacaaaaGCTTAAAAGACTTATTAAAGGGCAGCGTGTTTGTATTACTAGTGATACGT ATCACAAGGGTGAGACCATTGGGTCCGCTATTGAATCTTGTTTGTTAGATTGGGCAATTGAAAATCTGTTTACAGTGACACTTGATAATGCCTCGACTAATGATGTAGCAATCACAcacttgaaagaaaaaattggtGATTGGAAAGGTGTTATAATGAGAAATAATTTTCTACATGTTCGGCGCAATGCTCACATCCTAAACTTGATTGTAAAAGAAGGATTGAGTGAGCAAAATGAATCCATTTCTCGGGTAAGAAATATTGTGAAATATGTTAAATCTTTTAGTGCAAGATCTGCTTCTTTCAAGTCATATGTTGAGAAGGTTAAACTTGACACTAATGGACTTTTGAGTTTAGATGTAGAGAATAGGTGGAACTCTACATATTTAATGTTAAGTATTGCTGTCAAATTTGAAAAGGCATTTTCAAGAATGAATATTAATGATCATAAGTACATTAAATATTGTCTTGACTCGAAAGGAAAGATAGAACACCCTTCTTCGAAAGATTGGAAGGATGTGAATATCTTTCTCAAGGTTTTGGAGATTTTCTATCAAACCACATTAAAGTTTTCCAGTACTTTGCAAGTTACTTCAAATGCTTTCTTTCATGATCTTTTTAATCTTCGGAGCATAATTGTCAACTATTCAAAGtgtgatgattttattttaactGATATGGCTAAGAAGATGAAAGTCAAGTTTAATAAATATTGGGGTGATTTTAGTGATATGAATATATTGTTGTTTGTTGCCGTTGTGTTGGATCCTTGCTACAAAATGAAGTATGTTGAGtttctttttaagaaatattataaTTCTGTGGAGGGATGTACAAAGTCTGATAAAGTGCGAGATACTTTAACTGGCTTGTATGCTCATTACAAAAGTTTCATTTCTGGAACTTCTTGTGAAAGTATTGGAGATCAAACTAGTGTGAATAGTGAAATTGATGTAATGAATAGTTTTACAATGTGGCAATCACAATGGGAGAAATATCTTGAAAAAGagaatgatattgatgataaatCTGATCTTGACAAGTATTTGAAGGATgatgtgaaaaaaattaaggatTTCAATATTTTGTCTTGGTGGAAAGCTTCATCCGAAAAATATCCAATTGTTTCTCGAATTGCAAGAGATGTGCTTCCTATTCCTACGTCTATTGTTGCTTTAGAAACAGTTTTTAGCACCGGTGGTCGAATTCTTGATTGTTATCGAAGTTCTTTGCCACCAAAGACTGCTGAAGCTCTTATTTGTGGTCAACAATAG